In Acidobacteriota bacterium, the genomic stretch TGCCATCACCCTCTCGGAAGAACAGGCATCCTTCGCGCGCCGCCGGATGATCGCTGCGGGGCTCAGTGACCGCGTTCAGATCGAAGTCGAAGACTACCGAGATGTCGGCGGCGAGTACGATGCGGTGATCTCGATCGAAATGCTCGAAGCGGTTGGTCACCAGTTTCTTGACGGTTATTTCGGGGCCTGTGACCGTGTTCTGCGGCCGGGCGGTCGAATGGTGCTGCAGACCATCACCATCCCCGACCAGGTTTACGACCGGTATCGACGCGGCACCGATTGGATCCGTGCCTACATTTTCCCAGGCGGTCACCTGCCGTCGCTCGGAGCGATCCAGGACTCGCTCGGTAGGAAGACCGGGTTCGTCATCGATCGGCTGGACAACATGGCTCACCATTACGCGACCACCCTGAAGCACTGGCGTGCGCGATTCCAGTCACAGGAGGAACGGGTGCGAGCGCTCGGGTTCGACGACCGTTTCATGCGGATGTGGGATTTCTACCTGGCAACCTGCGAAGCGGCCTTCCGCGACCGACAGATCGGTGTGCTCCAGCTATCTCTGACCCGTAGCGGTCAGCGCGGACGATGAGGTGGGCTATCGAACTCGCCGAACGGCGGATGTTGCCGGATCCTGTGGTCCGGGTGGGAATGCGTCGTTTGCTCCGTCAGCGGCTGCAGCAGGAACGGCGCAAGCGCGGCGGCAGTCACGGTGCGAGTGCTCAGGCATTCGCCGATGAGATGCGGTCGGAGCCGGTGGCCGTGGCCACCGCCGACGCCAACGAACAGCACTATGAGTTGCCACCCGAGTTTTTCTCCGCCGTGCTCGGGCCGTACCTCAAGTACTCGAGCTGTTTCTGGAGCGAAGGTGTTCAGAGCCTCGCCGATGCCGAAAAGCGTATGCTCGAGCTGACCTGCGAGCGCGCTGGCGTCGCGAACGGAATGGATGTTCTCGATCTGGGCTGCGGCTGGGGTTCGTTCTCGGTTTGGGTCGGACGCCACTTTCCCCGCTGCCGCGTGCTCGCGGTGTCCAACTCGCGCGCCCAGGCCGAGTTCATCCGCGCTCGGTGCGCGTCCGAGGGCCTGGATCGGATCGAGGTCGTCACCGCCGACATGAACGATTTCGGCACTGAACGGAAGTTCGACCGGGTGGTATCGGTGGAGATGTTCGAGCACATGCGGAACTGGGCGAAGCTCTTCGAGCGGG encodes the following:
- a CDS encoding cyclopropane-fatty-acyl-phospholipid synthase family protein, which encodes MRWAIELAERRMLPDPVVRVGMRRLLRQRLQQERRKRGGSHGASAQAFADEMRSEPVAVATADANEQHYELPPEFFSAVLGPYLKYSSCFWSEGVQSLADAEKRMLELTCERAGVANGMDVLDLGCGWGSFSVWVGRHFPRCRVLAVSNSRAQAEFIRARCASEGLDRIEVVTADMNDFGTERKFDRVVSVEMFEHMRNWAKLFERVAGWLRPEGAFFQHVFCHRRYAYLYSDEGSGDWMARHFFTGGIMPSQDLPLRYADHLEVVDQWRVSGLHYSLTLEAWLEEMDRNRARLLPIFARTYGEDTERWFARWRMFFMACSELFRYGDGREWCVAHTLMRPRDGVAGK